One Hevea brasiliensis isolate MT/VB/25A 57/8 chromosome 5, ASM3005281v1, whole genome shotgun sequence genomic region harbors:
- the LOC110655832 gene encoding dnaJ protein ERDJ3A has product MNKLFTLPLTVFLSLVLLVGEAKTIDPYEVLGVEKNASQREIQKAFHQLSLQYHPDKNKNKGAQEKFAEINNAYEILSDEEKRKNYDLYGDEKGNPGFDAGYPGDQGGYTYFKGGRHRQNRFTFRPDEWQNMEGQGGSQSFSFSFGGPSAQSSFGFGLNDIFSNIFGGDGGGNQFGGFSGFSRSQSSFHSGSRSSPKGFKPINSKIFRKEIADQGMTWLLLSYTPSLRGSRYYESIIQEVAVSLQGALKVGSINCETEKSFCTELGIHPRQEPRVFVYSYKANDKGSLVEYNGDLLARNLKTFCQEQLPRFSRRIDLKHLETSSGSREKLPRVLLLSTKKDTPVIWRVLSGLYHNRFIFNDAEVHGVSDPMVKKLGVDALPAIVGWLSNAEKHVLKAGISVKDLQSAIQDLSTLLDGFDKKNKKKASSQARKQNDPVEEHLPLLTSLNFDALCGEKNPVCIIGAFRTSKAREKLESILATVSQKSFSRQRAAASGCRDSITYALLDANRQPAFLNAFEKSGFKWSDKVLLAYKPRKGKYVTLESEMTAEEVERFISSVLNGDIQFTKTRQKPVIK; this is encoded by the exons ATGAATAAGCTCTTTACTTTGCCATTAACAGTCTTTTTATCTCTGGTTCTATTAGTGGGAGAGGCGAAAACTATTGACCCTTACGAG GTTCTTGGGGTTGAGAAGAACGCAAGTCAACGTGAAATACAGAAAGCCTTCCACCA GCTTTCTCTTCAATATCATCCTGACAAGAATAAAAATAAGGGTGCTCAAGAGAAGTTTGCTGAGATTAATAATG CATATGAGATTCTATCAGAtgaagagaaaaggaaaaattatgATCTATATGGAGATGAAAAGGGCAATCCTGGATTTGATGCTGGCTATCCTGGGGACCAGGGTGGATATACTTATTTTAAAGGCGGTAGACACAGGCAAAATCGGTTTACATTCAGGCCAGATGAATGGCAAAACATGGAGGGGCAGGGAGGTTCCCAATCATTCTCATTTTCCTTTGGTGGTCCTAGTGCTCAGAGTTCTTTTGGTTTTGGCCTGAATGATATTTTCTCCAATATTTTtggtggtgatggtggtggcAATCAGTTTGGTGGTTTCAGTGGTTTTTCCAGGTCTCAATCCAGTTTTCACTCTGGCTCTAGAAGCTCCCCTAAGGGTTTCAAGCctataaattctaaaattttcaggAAAGAAATTGCTGACCAAGGCATGACTTGGCTTTTGTTATCCTATACTCCCTCTTTGAGGGGGAGCCGTTATTATGAATCAATCATACAGGAGGTTGCTGTTTCATTGCAAGGAGCTCTAAAG GTAGGAAGCATTAATTGTGAAACTGAAAAGTCCTTTTGTACTGAGCTTGGCATACATCCCCGCCAAGAACCTAGGGTATTTGTCTACTCATACAAAGCAAATGATAAGGGTTCTTTGGTGGAATACAATGGTGATTTGCTTGCTAGGAATTTGAAGACTTTTTGCCAAGAACAGTTGCCAAGGTTTTCAAGGCGGATTGATCTGAAACACCTTGAGACTTCCTCTGGTAGCAGGGAAAAACTCCCCAGAGTTTTGCTTCTCTCCACCAAAAAAGATACACCTGTGATCTGGCGTGTCCTTAGTGGCTTATATCATAATCGCTTCATTTTCAATGATGCAGAG GTTCATGGTGTTAGTGATCCAATGGTAAAGAAGTTGGGAGTTGATGCACTTCCAGCTATAGTTGGTTGGTTATCAAATGCGGAAAAGCATGTCTTAAAAGCAGGGATTTCTGTGAAAGATTTGCAATCTGCAATTCAAGATCTTAGTACCTTGCTTGATGGGTTTGATAAAAAGAATAAGAAGAAAGCATCAAGTCAGGCCAGAAAGCAGAATGATCCTGTTGAGGAACACTTACCTTTGCTGACGAGTTTGAATTTTGATGCTCTATGTGGGGAAAAGAACCCTGTTTGCATCATAGGTGCTTTCAGAACTTCAAAAGCAAGGGAGAAACTGGAATCCATTTTAGCTACG GTCTCTCAAAAATCATTTTCAAGGCAACGAGCAGCAGCATCTGGATGTAGGGATTCTATTACCTATGCTCTCTTAGATGCAAACAGGCAGCCAGCATTCTTAAATGCATTTGAAAAATCTGGATTCAAGTGGTCAGATAAGGTATTGTTGGCCTACAAACCTCGAAAGGGGAAATATGTCACCCTGGAGAGTGAAATGACTGCAGAAGAAGTGGAGAGATTTATTAGCTCTGTTCTTAATGGAGATATACAATTTACCAAAACAAGACAGAAGCCAGTGATCAAATGA